Proteins encoded within one genomic window of Tigriopus californicus strain San Diego chromosome 12, Tcal_SD_v2.1, whole genome shotgun sequence:
- the LOC131891672 gene encoding uncharacterized protein LOC131891672 yields the protein MSIYDKLLLIILFIGVGAVSAHRFNSLTNDTDREGKLLSLFQIVRFPNEPCVAAASKNGTCYTSDECTSKGGTKSGSCAQGYGVCCTFTATCGATSSENCTYFESGGVDAGSCKLEICPCGGNICQLRLDFDQFLIAGPSTSLVAVSNHKEGVVGAAAATKPVTLASRCLTDTFSVTSPTGQSPPSICGINTGEHMYVDSTSACNELVFQLGSNSAVRQWSIKVTQYSCGYPNLAPDGCTQYFFGSNADTIQTYNFAGGQHLANQDQNICIRRERGNCRICYSADLPTDFMTSGKELKAIGKPSECCAYGATGAGSQFDCLIIPGALNPTMLSKQGMFDEFCGRSAGIQNTGESVGADLNKTVCSARQPFSVRFLSDSFEVEEEIGFGPMVGFKLSYLQTSGGC from the exons ATGTCGATATATGATAAGCTATTGCtgattattttgtttattggCGTTGGAGCCGTGAGCGCCCATCGTTTCAACTCTTTAACTAATGACACGGACCGCGAAGGAAAGCTAC TGtccctttttcaaattgtcag ATTTCCCAATGAACCGTGCGTTGCAGCGGCCAGCAAAAATGGAACTTGCTACACATCTGATGAGTGCACCTCCAAAGGTGGAACCAAATCGGGCAGTTGTGCTCAAGGATACGGCGTCTGCTGCACTT TTACCGCCACCTGTGGAGCCACATCATCCGAAAATTGCACCTACTTTGAGTCAGGTGGCGTCGATGCCGGCTCTTGTAAATTAGAAATCTGTCCCTGCGGTGGCAACATTTGTCAG CTTCGTTTGGATTTTGACCAATTCCTAATTGCGGGCCCTTCCACGTCCTTGGTAGCTGTCAGCAATCACAAAGAGGGTGTGGTTGGAGCGGCGGCAGCCACCAAGCCTGTTACCTTGGCTTCTCGTTGTCTAACGGATACTTTCTCAGTGACCTCGCCTACCGGACAATCTCCACCCTCCATTTGTGGCATCAACACCGGCGAGCACA TGTACGTGGATTCTACCTCTGCTTGCAACGAACTTGTTTTTCAATTGGGTAGCAATTCTGCAGTTCGACAGTGGAGCATCAAG GTTACCCAATACTCCTGCGGCTACCCCAATTTGGCTCCAGATGGATGtacacaatatttttttggatcCAACGCGGACACGATTCAGACCTACAACTTTGCTGGAGGACAACACTTAGCCAACCAAGACCAAAACATCTGTATTAG ACGCGAACGCGGAAATTGTCGTATTTGCTACTCGGCAGATTTGCCCACGGACTTCATGACATCAGGCAAGGAATTGAAAGCAATCGGAAAG CCTTCCGAATGTTGCGCTTACGGAGCCACGGGGGCTGGGAGTCAATTTGATTGTCTCATTATCCCGGGAGCTCTAAACCCCACCATGTTGTCCAAGCAGGGAATGTTCGATGAGTTTTGCGGACGTTCTGCCGGAATTCAAAATACGGGCGAGTCCGTTGGTGCAGATCTTAACAAAACGGTTTGCA GTGCCCGACAGCCCTTCAGTGTTCGCTTCTTGTCCGATTCCTTTgaagttgaagaagaaattggaTTCGGTCCTATGGTGGGCTTTAAGTTGTCCTATCTTCAAACCAGCGGAGGTTGTTAG